From the genome of Syntrophorhabdaceae bacterium:
CAAAGGTCATACCTATCGAATGTGTTGTAAGAGGCTATCTTGCCGGATCAGGGTGGAAGGAATATAAAGACTCCCGGACGATTTGCGGCATCGGGCTTCCCGAAGGCCTCCTGGAATCGTCAAAATTGCAAACACCGATCTTTACGCCGACGACAAAGGCCGATGAAGGCCACGATATGAATATGACCCTTGAGCAGATGTCCGCGATGATCGGGGAAAGGCTCGCGGAGAGACTCGTCGTCCTGAGTATCAGTGTCTACGAAAAGGCCTGCACGATCGCTGAACAGCGGGGAATCATCATTGCCGATACGAAGTTTGAGTTTGGACTGGTCGATGGCGAGATCATTATCGTTGATGAGGCCCTTACGCCCGACTCGTCAAGGTTCTGGTCAAAGAAATCTTACAGGGCCGGAGAATCCCAGGACAGCTATGACAAACAGATAGTAAGAGATTACCTGAACACCCTCGACTGGGGAAAGACATACCCCGGGCCTGAACTGCCTGCAGAGATTGTCCAAAAGACAAGGTCGCGTTACATAGAGATATACGAGATCCTTACAGGGCAAAAATTCAAATAGTATATCGTTGTTCGTATATCGTATATAGTATATCGTGAGCGGCAAAAGAACCCCCTAAGGTCTTTTACGAAATACGAGATACGATATACGAAATACGAACAACGAACTAATATTTCACCAGGGCTGCAAAAAAGGTGACGAGTTGAGGAAAAGACTCCATGAGTATCATGGTAATGATGTATGATGGAAGGAACCATACCACGCCTTTGAAGACTGTTGATAACGGAATATCCTTCGCCATGCCCGAGACAATATACGCACTGATTCCCACCGGTGGTGTGACAGCGCCCATAGTAGTGACAACGGTGATGGTAACACCGAACCAGATCGGATCGTACCCCATCTGTTGCGCAACAGGGTAAAATATCGGCACCGTGATGAGAAGGAACGCGAGGGCGTCCATCACGCATCCGCCTATAATGTAGATTACCAGCATTGACCACAGGATCATCCAGTTTGGGACAGGAAGCTGGGCAACCCATTCAGCCGCTTCATAGGGGAGTCTGGTGATTGCAAGAAAACGCCCGAAAATAACAGCGCCTGCAACTAACAAAAAGATCATACAGGAGATGCGGAGCGTATCGATGACTGCACCCACAAACCGCTTCCATGTCAGTTTTCTCCTTATAAGGCTTATGATGACGGCCACCACGGAGCCCGCAGCCCCGGCTTCCGATGGTGTAAAAAGCCCTGCATAGAGGCTGTACATGATAATGCCAAACATCACAAGCATATCGATCGCATCGGGGAGGGCCTTGATCTTTTCAATAAAACCAAATTTCGGACCCTTGGGCCCCCACGCGGGATGAACGGTGCACATTGTATATGCGGTAATCGCCATCAGGGAGGCAAGCACAAGGCCGGGTACAAAGCTTCCGAAGAAAAGCTTTCCAATGGATTCGCCCGTACAGAGCCCATAGATCACCAGCACTACGCTTGGCGGTATCACGACGCCGAGGGTAGAGCCTGCGGCAATGGAGCCCGTAGACAATATGGGGTCATATTTGTATTTTTTCATTTCCGGTAATGCAACGGCTGTCATTGTCGCAGCGGTTGCCGTATTGGAGCCACAGATCGCCGCGAACCCAGCGCATGCCATAATAGTTGTGATAGACAAACCGCCTTTGATCCTGCCAAACCACTTATAAGCGGCATTGTACAACCGGTTATTTACTTCCGAATAGAAACAGATCTGCCCCATGAATATGAACATCGGGATAACGGTTAATCCATAGGACGAAAAGGTCTGCCACAGGTCTGTCCCGATCATGCCAAGGGCCGCATCCCAGGAGATCGAATATATTATGCCCAGAAAACCGACCAGGGCCATAACGAAACCGACAGGCATTTTAAGGAGCAGCATGACCGCCAGCATTAACAGGGTGCCGTATAGTCCGGTAAGAGGCGTAATCAT
Proteins encoded in this window:
- a CDS encoding phosphoribosylaminoimidazolesuccinocarboxamide synthase, translating into MDETLRETNFTEIGTPRRGKVRDVYDLGENLLIVASDRLSAFDVVLPTGIPDKGKVLTQLSVFWFGEIADIVENHIIETDVEKYPEPLKRYKDQLRDRSMIVRKAKVIPIECVVRGYLAGSGWKEYKDSRTICGIGLPEGLLESSKLQTPIFTPTTKADEGHDMNMTLEQMSAMIGERLAERLVVLSISVYEKACTIAEQRGIIIADTKFEFGLVDGEIIIVDEALTPDSSRFWSKKSYRAGESQDSYDKQIVRDYLNTLDWGKTYPGPELPAEIVQKTRSRYIEIYEILTGQKFK
- a CDS encoding TRAP transporter large permease, with the translated sequence MITPLTGLYGTLLMLAVMLLLKMPVGFVMALVGFLGIIYSISWDAALGMIGTDLWQTFSSYGLTVIPMFIFMGQICFYSEVNNRLYNAAYKWFGRIKGGLSITTIMACAGFAAICGSNTATAATMTAVALPEMKKYKYDPILSTGSIAAGSTLGVVIPPSVVLVIYGLCTGESIGKLFFGSFVPGLVLASLMAITAYTMCTVHPAWGPKGPKFGFIEKIKALPDAIDMLVMFGIIMYSLYAGLFTPSEAGAAGSVVAVIISLIRRKLTWKRFVGAVIDTLRISCMIFLLVAGAVIFGRFLAITRLPYEAAEWVAQLPVPNWMILWSMLVIYIIGGCVMDALAFLLITVPIFYPVAQQMGYDPIWFGVTITVVTTMGAVTPPVGISAYIVSGMAKDIPLSTVFKGVVWFLPSYIITMILMESFPQLVTFFAALVKY